In Kitasatospora sp. NA04385, a single genomic region encodes these proteins:
- a CDS encoding pitrilysin family protein: MAQASAAKQRPGTTRTLLKGTDGAGTVRRTVLPGGLRVVTETLPTVRSATFGIWVGVGSRDETPVLNGATHYLEHLLFKGTDRRDALEISAALDAVGGEMNAFTAKENTCYYARVLDTDLPLAIDVVCDMLTGSLIRPEDVESERGVILEEMAMAEDDPGDVVHDLFAKVIFGDGPLGRPILGTQETVTGLTRDQIAGFYQRRYKPENLVVAAAGNLDHAKVVKLVERAFAPVLAKSKGHPAEVRRGVKAVRTAGRAAVLNRPTEQAHLVLGVPGVPRHDERRWAIGVLNAALGGGMSSRLFQEVREKRGLAYSVYSYSSSYADTGLFGIYAGCQPKRVEEVLKICRAELARVVEEGITEEELRRAIGQISGSTVLGMEDTGSLMNRIGKAELAYGHHLSVDEMLGKIAAVTLDDVHAVARDVLGAHRPSLALIGPITDRRAAKLADLLV, from the coding sequence GTGGCCCAGGCCTCGGCGGCGAAGCAGCGCCCCGGAACCACCCGGACCCTGCTCAAGGGCACCGACGGCGCGGGCACCGTCCGCCGCACGGTGCTCCCCGGCGGCCTGCGGGTCGTCACCGAGACGCTCCCGACGGTGCGCAGCGCGACCTTCGGCATCTGGGTCGGCGTCGGCTCCCGCGACGAGACGCCCGTCCTCAACGGTGCCACCCACTACCTGGAGCACCTGCTCTTCAAGGGCACCGACCGGCGCGACGCGCTGGAGATCTCCGCCGCGCTGGACGCGGTCGGCGGCGAGATGAACGCCTTCACCGCCAAGGAGAACACCTGCTACTACGCGCGGGTCCTGGACACCGACCTGCCGCTCGCCATCGACGTGGTCTGCGACATGCTGACCGGCTCGCTGATCCGCCCCGAGGACGTCGAGTCCGAACGCGGCGTCATCCTCGAGGAGATGGCGATGGCGGAGGACGACCCGGGCGACGTGGTGCACGACCTGTTCGCCAAGGTGATCTTCGGGGACGGCCCGCTCGGCCGCCCCATCCTCGGCACCCAGGAGACCGTCACCGGGCTCACCCGGGACCAGATCGCCGGCTTCTACCAGCGCCGCTACAAGCCGGAGAACCTGGTGGTCGCCGCGGCCGGCAACCTCGACCACGCCAAGGTGGTCAAGCTGGTCGAGCGGGCCTTCGCCCCCGTCCTGGCCAAGTCCAAGGGCCACCCCGCCGAGGTCCGCCGCGGCGTCAAGGCCGTCCGCACCGCCGGCCGGGCCGCCGTCCTCAACCGCCCCACCGAGCAGGCCCACCTGGTCCTCGGCGTCCCCGGCGTGCCGCGCCACGACGAGCGCCGCTGGGCGATCGGCGTGCTCAACGCGGCCCTCGGCGGCGGGATGAGCTCCCGGCTGTTCCAGGAGGTCCGGGAGAAGCGCGGCCTGGCGTACTCCGTCTACTCGTACTCCTCCTCGTACGCCGACACCGGCCTGTTCGGCATCTACGCCGGCTGCCAGCCCAAGCGGGTCGAGGAGGTGCTGAAGATCTGCCGCGCCGAACTCGCCCGGGTGGTCGAGGAGGGCATCACCGAGGAGGAGCTGCGCCGCGCCATCGGCCAGATCTCCGGTTCCACCGTGCTCGGCATGGAGGACACCGGCTCGCTGATGAACCGGATCGGCAAGGCCGAACTCGCCTACGGCCACCACCTGTCGGTGGACGAGATGCTCGGGAAGATCGCCGCGGTCACCCTGGACGACGTGCACGCCGTCGCCCGTGATGTGCTGGGGGCGCACCGCCCCTCGCTCGCCCTGATCGGCCCGATCACCGACCGGCGGGCCGCCAAGCTCGCCGACCTGCTGGTCTGA
- the dapB gene encoding 4-hydroxy-tetrahydrodipicolinate reductase: MTLRVAVIGAKGRIGSEAVKAVEAAGDMELVAALGRGSELTELTEARVDVAVELTHPDSVMANLDYCLTNGIHVVTGTTGWTEARLETVRGLLAKAPGLGLLIAPNFSIGAILGMKFAQTAARYFESVEVIELHHDNKADAPSGTATRTAQLIAAARAEAGRPPQQDPTTHGLPGARGADVDGVPVHAVRLRGLLAHQQVMFGDTGETLTLRHDSTHHSSFMPGILLGARKIADHPGLTFGLEHFLDL, from the coding sequence ATGACGCTGCGCGTCGCCGTGATCGGCGCCAAGGGCCGGATCGGTTCGGAGGCCGTCAAGGCCGTCGAGGCCGCCGGGGACATGGAGCTGGTGGCAGCCCTCGGCCGCGGCTCCGAGCTGACCGAACTCACCGAGGCCCGGGTCGACGTCGCCGTCGAACTCACCCACCCCGACTCGGTGATGGCCAACCTCGACTACTGCCTCACCAACGGCATCCACGTGGTCACCGGCACCACCGGCTGGACCGAGGCGCGCCTGGAGACCGTCCGCGGCCTGCTCGCGAAGGCCCCCGGGCTCGGCCTGCTGATCGCCCCGAACTTCTCCATCGGGGCGATCCTCGGGATGAAGTTCGCGCAGACCGCCGCCCGGTACTTCGAGTCCGTCGAGGTGATCGAGCTCCACCACGACAACAAGGCCGACGCCCCCTCCGGCACCGCCACCCGCACCGCCCAGCTGATCGCCGCCGCCCGCGCCGAGGCCGGCCGGCCCCCGCAGCAGGACCCGACCACCCACGGCCTGCCCGGCGCCCGCGGCGCCGACGTGGACGGCGTCCCCGTGCACGCGGTGCGGCTGCGCGGCCTGCTGGCGCACCAGCAGGTGATGTTCGGCGACACCGGCGAGACGCTCACCCTCCGGCACGACTCCACGCACCACAGCAGCTTCATGCCCGGCATCCTGCTCGGCGCGCGGAAGATCGCCGACCACCCGGGCCTCACCTTCGGCCTGGAACACTTCCTGGACCTGTGA
- the thyX gene encoding FAD-dependent thymidylate synthase yields MRAVEPQVHLIARPELDYDEVAAYLQDVGGESWLERVDRGDLDDAQNLAEFAGRICYRSWKPGLNPNVTKVRTDQDVYLKNILASAHGSVLEHVSFSFVLHNVSRVVTHELVRHRAGVAVSQESLRFVRLDDIPFWFPEWAKQDEALMARATGLMKEIEEFQHWMADHFGLDEEGVPFHEKKEKTSFMRRFAPEGLATGLVWSANVRTLRHVIENRTAPGAEEEIRLLFGKIGELMVKEAPALFGDYTVEDGAWVPGWRKV; encoded by the coding sequence ATGCGCGCAGTCGAACCCCAGGTCCACCTCATCGCCCGCCCCGAACTCGACTACGACGAGGTCGCCGCCTACCTCCAGGACGTCGGCGGCGAGAGCTGGCTGGAGCGGGTCGACCGCGGCGACCTGGACGACGCCCAGAACCTGGCCGAGTTCGCCGGCCGGATCTGCTACCGCTCCTGGAAGCCGGGCCTCAACCCGAACGTCACCAAGGTCCGCACCGACCAGGACGTCTACCTGAAGAACATCCTGGCCAGCGCGCACGGTTCGGTGCTGGAGCACGTCTCCTTCTCCTTCGTGCTGCACAACGTCAGCCGGGTGGTCACCCACGAGCTGGTCCGGCACCGGGCCGGCGTCGCGGTCTCCCAGGAGTCGCTGCGCTTCGTCCGCCTCGACGACATCCCGTTCTGGTTCCCCGAGTGGGCGAAGCAGGACGAGGCGCTGATGGCCCGGGCCACCGGCCTGATGAAGGAGATCGAGGAGTTCCAGCACTGGATGGCCGACCACTTCGGGCTGGACGAGGAGGGCGTGCCCTTCCACGAGAAGAAGGAGAAGACCTCCTTCATGCGCCGCTTCGCCCCCGAGGGCCTGGCCACCGGCCTGGTCTGGTCGGCCAACGTCCGCACCCTGCGGCACGTGATCGAGAACCGCACCGCGCCGGGCGCCGAGGAGGAGATCCGGCTGCTGTTCGGCAAGATCGGCGAGCTGATGGTCAAGGAGGCCCCCGCGCTGTTCGGCGACTACACCGTCGAGGACGGCGCCTGGGTCCCGGGCTGGCGCAAGGTCTGA
- the dapA gene encoding 4-hydroxy-tetrahydrodipicolinate synthase: protein MAPTSTPQTPFGRVLTAMVTPFTPEGALDLDGAQRLAAHLVDSGNDGLVLNGTTGESPTTTDAEKAQLVRAVVEAVGDRAHIVSGVGTNDTHHSVELARQARAAGAHGLLAVTPYYSKPPQEGLYRHNVAIADATDLPVMLYDIPGRSGVALETDTLVRLGEHPRIVANKDAKGDVAAAAHAIARSGLAWYSGDDVLTLPLLSVGAVGVVSVVGHVVAAEMRTMIEAFTAGDTAKALAVHQSLLPVYAGMFRTQGVILSKAALNLQGHPAGPLRLPLVPATDAETARLKEDLAAGGVHL from the coding sequence ATGGCTCCGACCTCCACACCGCAGACGCCCTTCGGCCGGGTCCTGACCGCGATGGTCACCCCGTTCACCCCCGAAGGCGCCCTCGACCTCGACGGCGCCCAGCGCCTCGCCGCCCACCTGGTGGACTCCGGCAACGACGGCCTGGTGCTCAACGGCACCACCGGCGAATCGCCCACCACCACCGACGCGGAGAAGGCCCAGCTGGTACGGGCCGTGGTCGAGGCGGTCGGGGACCGCGCCCACATCGTCAGCGGCGTCGGCACCAACGACACCCACCACAGCGTCGAGCTCGCCCGCCAGGCCCGGGCCGCCGGCGCGCACGGCCTGCTGGCCGTCACCCCCTACTACAGCAAGCCCCCGCAGGAGGGCCTGTACCGGCACAACGTCGCCATCGCCGACGCCACCGACCTGCCGGTCATGCTGTACGACATCCCCGGCCGGTCCGGCGTCGCCCTGGAGACCGACACCCTGGTCCGCCTCGGCGAGCACCCCCGGATCGTCGCCAACAAGGACGCCAAGGGCGACGTCGCCGCCGCCGCCCACGCCATCGCCCGCTCCGGCCTCGCCTGGTACTCCGGGGACGACGTGCTCACCCTGCCGCTGCTCTCGGTCGGAGCCGTGGGCGTGGTCAGCGTGGTCGGCCACGTCGTCGCCGCCGAGATGCGCACCATGATCGAGGCCTTCACGGCCGGCGACACCGCCAAGGCGCTCGCCGTCCACCAGTCCCTGCTGCCGGTCTACGCCGGAATGTTCCGCACCCAGGGAGTGATCCTCTCCAAGGCTGCGTTGAACCTGCAGGGACACCCGGCCGGCCCGCTCCGGCTGCCCCTGGTCCCCGCCACGGACGCGGAGACCGCCCGGTTGAAGGAGGATCTCGCCGCCGGCGGGGTACACCTGTAA
- a CDS encoding ribonuclease J has protein sequence MSHPHPELGAPPALKEGALRITPLGGLGEIGRNMTVLEYGDRILIVDCGVLFPEDEQPGVDLILPDFSYIRDRLDKVDGIVLTHGHEDHIGAVPYLLRENPDIPLIGSKLTLALIEAKLAEHRIRPYVLEVAEGDRERIGPFDCQFIAVNHSIPDALAVAVRTPAGMVVATGDFKMDQLPLDGRLTDLPTFAKLAEEGMDLLLVDSTNAEVPGFIPHERDISAALRNVFANADKRIIVASFASHVHRIQQVLDAAHEYKRKVAFVGRSMVRNMGIARDLGYLKVPGNLIVDVKTLDDLPDKEVVLICTGSQGEPMAALSRMANRDHQIRIVEGDTVVLASSLIPGNENAVYRVINGLTRWGAKVVHKGNAKVHVSGHASAGELLYFFNICKPKNLMPVHGEWRHLRAAADLGIATGIPRNRVVIAEDGVCVDLEKGVARIVGKVQAGYVYVDGSSVGDITEASLKDRRILGEEGFISVFVVVDSANGKIVSGPTIQARGSGIEDGAFTSVAAKLEEALTRSAGEGVLEVRQIQQLVRRTIGKWVADNYRRRPMILPVVVEV, from the coding sequence TTGAGCCACCCGCACCCCGAACTCGGCGCGCCCCCCGCACTCAAGGAAGGCGCCCTCCGCATCACCCCGCTCGGCGGTCTCGGCGAGATCGGCCGCAACATGACGGTCCTCGAGTACGGCGACCGGATCCTGATCGTCGACTGCGGCGTGCTCTTCCCCGAGGACGAGCAGCCCGGCGTCGACCTGATCCTCCCCGACTTCAGCTACATCCGGGACCGCCTCGACAAGGTCGACGGCATCGTCCTGACCCACGGCCACGAGGACCACATCGGTGCCGTGCCCTACCTGCTCCGGGAGAACCCGGACATCCCGCTGATCGGTTCGAAGCTCACCCTCGCCCTGATCGAGGCCAAGCTCGCCGAGCACCGCATCCGCCCCTACGTCCTGGAGGTCGCCGAGGGCGACCGCGAGCGGATCGGCCCCTTCGACTGTCAGTTCATCGCGGTCAACCACTCCATCCCGGACGCCCTCGCCGTCGCCGTCCGCACCCCCGCGGGCATGGTCGTCGCCACCGGCGACTTCAAGATGGACCAGCTCCCGCTGGACGGCCGGCTCACCGACCTGCCGACCTTCGCCAAGCTGGCCGAGGAGGGCATGGACCTCCTCCTGGTGGACTCCACCAACGCCGAGGTCCCCGGCTTCATCCCGCACGAGCGCGACATCTCCGCGGCCCTGCGCAACGTCTTCGCCAACGCGGACAAGCGCATCATCGTCGCCTCCTTCGCCAGCCACGTGCACCGCATCCAGCAGGTCCTGGACGCCGCGCACGAGTACAAGCGCAAGGTCGCCTTCGTCGGCCGCTCGATGGTCCGCAACATGGGCATCGCCCGCGACCTCGGCTACCTGAAGGTCCCCGGCAACCTGATCGTCGACGTCAAGACGCTCGACGACCTGCCCGACAAGGAGGTGGTGCTGATCTGCACCGGCTCCCAGGGCGAGCCGATGGCCGCGCTCTCCCGGATGGCCAACCGCGACCACCAGATCCGCATCGTCGAGGGCGACACCGTCGTCCTCGCCTCCTCGCTGATCCCCGGCAACGAGAACGCCGTCTACCGCGTCATCAACGGCCTCACCCGCTGGGGCGCCAAGGTCGTCCACAAGGGCAACGCCAAGGTGCACGTCTCCGGCCACGCCTCGGCCGGCGAGCTCCTCTACTTCTTCAACATCTGCAAGCCCAAGAACCTGATGCCGGTCCACGGCGAATGGCGCCACCTGCGCGCCGCCGCCGACCTCGGCATCGCCACCGGCATCCCGCGCAACCGCGTCGTCATCGCCGAGGACGGCGTCTGCGTCGACCTGGAGAAGGGCGTCGCCCGGATCGTCGGCAAGGTCCAGGCCGGCTACGTCTACGTCGACGGCTCCTCGGTCGGCGACATCACCGAGGCCTCGCTCAAGGACCGCCGCATCCTGGGCGAGGAGGGCTTCATCTCGGTCTTCGTGGTGGTCGACTCCGCCAACGGCAAGATCGTCAGCGGCCCGACCATCCAGGCCCGCGGCTCCGGCATCGAGGACGGCGCGTTCACCTCGGTCGCCGCCAAGCTGGAGGAGGCCCTGACCCGCTCCGCCGGCGAAGGCGTCCTGGAGGTCCGCCAGATCCAGCAGCTGGTCCGCCGGACCATCGGCAAGTGGGTCGCGGACAACTACCGCCGCCGCCCGATGATCCTCCCGGTCGTCGTCGAGGTCTGA
- a CDS encoding phosphatase PAP2 family protein, whose translation MQNLTLTWQTSAGASAALYAAAFTVRRGAARRAGGEGRRRAAADVLREAGTLLALFALWQVVGHLSLLGTDHALERAEWIHRTEGELGLPDEVSWQRAVVGHPWLVQGANYYYATMHFGVMLVVLLWLFLRHRAQYARVRTTVVATTAVCLLVQFVPVAPPRMLPGNGFVDLAEQYGQSVYGSAVAGVVADQLSAMPSVHVAWCVIVAVAVVSVARGPWRWLVVLHPVVTVWVVVVTANHFWADGLVAVAILLTVYLVQAAVSGWRQKDGGAPAVAEESGERERSAVRQG comes from the coding sequence ATGCAGAACCTGACGTTGACGTGGCAAACCTCGGCCGGCGCCTCCGCGGCGCTGTACGCTGCGGCGTTCACCGTCAGGCGGGGAGCGGCTCGGCGGGCCGGCGGGGAGGGGCGGCGGCGGGCGGCGGCGGACGTGCTGCGGGAGGCGGGGACGCTACTGGCGTTGTTCGCGCTGTGGCAGGTGGTGGGGCACCTGTCGCTGCTGGGCACGGACCACGCGCTGGAGCGGGCGGAGTGGATCCACCGGACGGAGGGGGAGCTCGGGCTGCCGGACGAGGTGTCCTGGCAGCGGGCGGTGGTGGGGCACCCGTGGCTGGTGCAGGGGGCGAACTACTACTACGCGACCATGCACTTCGGCGTGATGCTGGTGGTGCTGCTGTGGTTGTTCCTGCGGCACCGGGCGCAGTACGCGCGGGTGCGGACGACGGTGGTGGCGACCACCGCGGTGTGCCTGCTGGTGCAGTTCGTTCCGGTGGCGCCGCCGCGGATGCTGCCGGGGAACGGGTTCGTCGACCTGGCGGAGCAGTACGGGCAGTCGGTGTACGGCAGCGCGGTGGCGGGGGTGGTGGCGGACCAGTTGTCGGCGATGCCCTCGGTGCACGTGGCGTGGTGCGTGATCGTGGCGGTGGCGGTGGTATCGGTGGCGCGCGGGCCGTGGCGCTGGCTGGTGGTGCTGCACCCGGTGGTGACGGTGTGGGTGGTGGTGGTGACGGCGAACCACTTCTGGGCGGACGGGCTGGTCGCGGTGGCGATCCTGCTGACCGTGTACCTGGTGCAGGCGGCGGTGTCGGGGTGGCGGCAGAAGGACGGCGGGGCGCCGGCCGTGGCGGAGGAGTCGGGGGAGCGGGAGCGCAGCGCGGTGCGGCAGGGCTGA
- a CDS encoding ArsR family transcriptional regulator, translating into MGQWLVGTECLARCRFALSPLVETVAAVGVLAEIRPEPWRRGWLAAHQPAFRAHLATTPDPARWLTARHPADWPAELRLPVPDPDADPRLLDLTAADLPPALAELLDWTWQHVVRPEWPARLRALRTDLTTRRERAERHGWPAALPQLGPQHRWLPDGRLRLTAPELPPSPHPAPELLFVPTSARHGWLCPDESRARIAVVYPTSAAPVPGLGRRTPPASLGRLLGSARAALLTGLDHPRDTTQLAALTGLGPAAVDDHLAVLLDARLVAGTTTPGRYYRTALAEALLSAQPG; encoded by the coding sequence ATGGGTCAGTGGCTGGTGGGCACGGAGTGCCTCGCGAGGTGCCGTTTCGCGCTCTCGCCCCTGGTCGAGACGGTCGCCGCGGTCGGCGTCCTCGCCGAGATCCGCCCCGAACCGTGGCGCCGCGGCTGGCTCGCCGCCCACCAACCCGCCTTCCGGGCCCACCTCGCGACCACCCCGGACCCCGCCCGCTGGCTCACCGCTCGCCACCCCGCCGACTGGCCCGCCGAACTGCGCCTGCCCGTGCCCGACCCGGACGCCGACCCCCGCCTGCTCGACCTCACCGCCGCCGACCTGCCCCCCGCCCTCGCGGAACTCCTCGACTGGACGTGGCAGCACGTCGTCCGCCCCGAGTGGCCCGCCCGCCTGCGCGCCCTCCGCACCGACCTCACCACCCGCCGGGAACGCGCCGAACGGCACGGCTGGCCCGCCGCCCTCCCCCAGCTAGGCCCGCAGCACCGCTGGCTCCCCGACGGCCGCCTCCGCCTCACCGCCCCCGAGCTCCCCCCGTCCCCGCACCCCGCCCCCGAGCTGCTGTTCGTCCCGACCAGCGCCCGCCACGGCTGGCTCTGCCCGGACGAGTCGCGCGCCCGCATCGCCGTCGTCTACCCGACCTCCGCCGCCCCCGTCCCCGGCCTCGGCCGGCGCACCCCGCCCGCCAGCCTGGGCCGACTGCTCGGCAGCGCCCGCGCCGCGCTCCTGACCGGCCTCGACCACCCCCGCGACACCACCCAGCTCGCCGCCCTCACCGGCCTCGGCCCGGCCGCCGTCGACGACCACCTCGCCGTCCTGCTGGACGCCCGTCTGGTCGCCGGCACCACCACCCCCGGCCGCTACTACCGCACCGCGCTCGCCGAGGCCCTGCTCTCCGCCCAGCCCGGCTGA
- a CDS encoding ABC transporter permease subunit, which yields MTWLTWRQQRAQFLTAAAALVLAAAYLLVDGVRLRHGMHGLPADCGPNRCFDLERLISSRRNTWLAADALVLLAPALIGAFWGAPLIARELETGTHRMVWSQSVPRGRWLAAKLLLTTAAAVLVTGLLSLLTTWYAAPFDRFDHNRFQPLLFDLRGLVPLGYAAFAVALGACVGLFLRRTLAAAAVTLALFAAVQVLVPLAVRPHLQQPVHELAALNKGPAASRSSLVGFETPDGRLGPDSRILAGFDVPDGWVLSGRTPLPVRDATGRTLTLGTQPCPSSDRLPPDSACLAGADLYVAVDYQPADRYWTFQLAETGLYLALAAALAALTSWGLRRRLG from the coding sequence ATGACCTGGCTGACCTGGCGCCAGCAGCGCGCCCAGTTCCTCACCGCCGCCGCCGCACTCGTCCTCGCCGCCGCCTACCTGCTGGTGGACGGCGTCCGGCTGCGGCACGGGATGCACGGCCTACCCGCCGACTGCGGCCCGAACCGGTGCTTCGACCTGGAACGGCTGATCAGCAGCAGGCGCAACACCTGGCTCGCCGCCGACGCGCTCGTGCTGCTCGCACCCGCGCTGATCGGCGCCTTCTGGGGCGCCCCGCTGATCGCCCGCGAACTGGAGACCGGCACCCACCGGATGGTCTGGAGCCAGAGCGTCCCCCGCGGCCGCTGGCTGGCCGCCAAGCTGCTGCTCACCACCGCCGCCGCGGTCCTGGTCACCGGACTGCTCAGCCTGCTGACGACCTGGTACGCCGCCCCGTTCGACCGCTTCGACCACAACCGCTTCCAGCCGCTGCTGTTCGACCTCCGCGGCCTCGTCCCGCTCGGCTACGCCGCCTTCGCGGTCGCGCTCGGCGCCTGCGTCGGCCTGTTCCTGCGCCGCACCCTCGCCGCGGCGGCCGTCACCCTGGCCCTCTTCGCCGCCGTCCAGGTCCTGGTGCCGCTGGCCGTCCGCCCGCACCTGCAGCAGCCCGTCCACGAACTGGCCGCCCTGAACAAGGGCCCGGCGGCCTCCCGGAGCTCCCTCGTCGGCTTCGAGACCCCGGACGGCCGCCTCGGCCCCGACTCCCGGATACTCGCCGGCTTCGACGTCCCCGACGGCTGGGTGCTCTCCGGACGCACCCCGCTGCCCGTCCGCGACGCCACCGGCCGTACCCTCACCCTCGGCACCCAGCCCTGCCCGAGCTCCGACCGGCTCCCCCCGGACAGCGCCTGCCTGGCCGGAGCCGACCTGTACGTCGCCGTCGACTACCAGCCGGCCGACCGCTACTGGACCTTCCAGCTCGCCGAGACCGGCCTCTACCTCGCCCTCGCCGCGGCCCTCGCCGCCCTCACCTCCTGGGGCCTGCGCCGCCGCCTCGGCTGA
- a CDS encoding ABC transporter ATP-binding protein — protein sequence MTAIVEARALHKRYGRRPALTDCTLSVPAGSVVGLVGPNGAGKSTLLQLACGLLTPTAGTIEVFGAPPGQLARVGFVAQDTPLYPALTVADHLRLGARLNPRWDAALAERRVRQAGLDPAQKAGRLSGGQRARLALALAVAKRPELLLLDEPVAALDPLARRAFLQGLMEFVAEAEPQATVVLSSHLLSDLERVCDHLIVLADSRVRAQGGIDDLLATHFRLTTARRAADTLPAALHVLRAEHTERQSTFTVRAEAPVDDPSWVMEPLGLEDLVLHHMSAAAAPEDAADPRPTPEPQR from the coding sequence ATGACCGCGATCGTCGAAGCCCGGGCGCTGCACAAGCGCTACGGCCGCCGCCCGGCCCTCACCGACTGCACGCTGAGCGTCCCGGCCGGGAGCGTCGTCGGCCTGGTCGGCCCGAACGGCGCCGGGAAGTCCACCCTGCTCCAGCTCGCCTGCGGCCTGCTCACCCCCACCGCGGGCACCATCGAGGTGTTCGGCGCCCCGCCCGGCCAGCTCGCCCGGGTCGGCTTCGTCGCCCAGGACACCCCGCTCTACCCGGCGCTCACCGTCGCCGACCACCTGCGGCTGGGCGCCCGGCTCAACCCCCGCTGGGACGCCGCCCTCGCCGAGCGCCGCGTCCGGCAGGCCGGGCTCGACCCCGCCCAGAAGGCCGGCCGCCTCTCCGGCGGCCAGCGCGCCCGGCTCGCCCTCGCCCTGGCCGTCGCCAAACGGCCCGAACTCCTGCTGCTGGACGAGCCGGTGGCCGCCCTCGACCCGCTGGCCCGGCGCGCGTTCCTGCAGGGCCTGATGGAGTTCGTCGCCGAGGCCGAACCGCAGGCCACCGTGGTGCTCTCCTCCCACCTGCTCTCCGACCTGGAACGGGTCTGCGACCACCTGATCGTGCTCGCCGACTCCCGGGTCCGCGCCCAGGGCGGCATCGACGACCTGCTCGCCACCCACTTCCGGCTCACCACCGCCCGCCGCGCCGCCGACACCCTGCCCGCCGCCCTGCACGTCCTGCGCGCCGAGCACACCGAACGGCAGAGCACCTTCACCGTCCGCGCCGAGGCCCCCGTCGACGACCCGTCCTGGGTGATGGAACCGCTCGGCCTGGAGGACCTCGTCCTGCACCACATGTCCGCCGCCGCGGCCCCCGAGGACGCCGCCGACCCCCGCCCCACCCCGGAGCCGCAACGATGA
- a CDS encoding GntR family transcriptional regulator has translation MIEFHIEPRSGVAPYLQLVHQVRQALRLGLLSEGDRLPKVKEVAAKVAINPNTVLKAYRQLENEGLVSPKPGVGTFVSGTLGAPAVSEHEPLRRELSRWLAAARAAGLDEESIEALFRQTVRSPPEEER, from the coding sequence GTGATCGAGTTCCACATCGAGCCCCGGTCCGGCGTCGCCCCCTACCTGCAACTGGTCCACCAGGTGCGGCAGGCACTGCGGCTGGGCCTGCTGTCCGAGGGGGACCGGCTGCCCAAGGTCAAGGAGGTCGCGGCCAAGGTCGCGATCAACCCCAACACCGTGCTCAAGGCGTACCGCCAGCTGGAGAACGAGGGGCTCGTCTCCCCCAAGCCCGGCGTCGGCACCTTCGTCAGCGGCACCCTCGGCGCCCCCGCGGTATCCGAACACGAGCCGCTGCGGCGGGAGTTGAGCCGCTGGCTGGCCGCCGCCCGGGCCGCCGGGCTGGACGAGGAGTCCATCGAGGCGCTGTTCCGCCAGACCGTCCGAAGTCCCCCCGAAGAGGAGCGATGA
- a CDS encoding acetate uptake transporter — translation MSNEAPGANARSADAGPLGYLALGLTLLAYGLLGTGVLSGTSAGGASSLAHLVGGVTLFVAGLWQFRGGDRFSGTAFTALGAFWATWAAAGPAGKNTAGLFLLLWALLALTLTAASWGAGLLTRAVYGLLTVSLVLSAIGAFGDASGWGKVGGWVAAAAGLAAWYSATAELTGGRWGRVAFPVR, via the coding sequence GTGAGCAACGAAGCCCCCGGGGCGAACGCCCGATCCGCTGACGCGGGTCCGCTCGGTTACCTGGCCCTCGGTCTGACTCTGCTGGCGTACGGCCTGCTCGGCACGGGTGTCCTCAGCGGCACCTCGGCCGGCGGCGCCTCCTCGCTGGCCCACCTGGTCGGCGGTGTGACGCTGTTCGTCGCCGGCCTCTGGCAGTTCCGCGGCGGCGACCGCTTCAGCGGCACCGCGTTCACCGCCCTGGGCGCCTTCTGGGCGACCTGGGCCGCCGCCGGCCCGGCCGGCAAGAACACCGCGGGCCTGTTCCTGCTGCTGTGGGCGCTGCTGGCGCTCACCCTGACGGCCGCCTCCTGGGGCGCCGGCCTGCTCACCCGCGCGGTGTACGGCCTGCTGACCGTCTCCCTGGTGCTCAGCGCCATCGGGGCGTTCGGCGACGCCTCCGGCTGGGGCAAGGTCGGCGGCTGGGTCGCCGCCGCGGCCGGCCTGGCCGCCTGGTACTCGGCCACCGCCGAGCTGACCGGCGGCCGCTGGGGCCGGGTGGCCTTCCCGGTCCGGTAA